The stretch of DNA GTTCCGCACGCAACAGCGTGTACGCCTCCATGCCGTCCACCGCCGTTCGAACTTCGTAGCCGGCGGACTCGAGGATGCTCTTGATCAGCATCCGGGACGTGATCGAATCCTCGGCGACGAGCACGGACGGCGCGGCCGGCGGCTTGGCTTCGGAAGCCCTCGGCGCCGCCGCAACTCTCGTGGTCCGGGCCGACGCCAGCAGGTCGGCGACATGGAGAATGGGCGCCACCTGGCCGGATCCAAGCACCGTGGCGCCGGCGACATTGCGCACGCGCACGAGCGGGGGAGCCAGATGCTTGGCCAGCACTTCCTGCTCCTCCAAGACCGCATCGACCGCGAGCGCGATGCGCTCATCGCCGGAGCCGAGAACGACGATCGGGATCGGTGCGTCCGCGGCAGTGTCGCGGGCGGCAAGGGCCGGGAGCCCCAGAATGTCGGCCAACCACACGAGCGACACGGCGCGACCCCCCACCGCAATGGTGGGGCGGCCGCCTTCCACGGTCTGTATCGTTCCCGCCCGGATGCGCGCGACACGCTCGACCTGGAGCGTGGGGACGACAAATAGTCGCCCCGCCGCTTCGACCTGAATGCCTCGAAAGGTGGCGAGCGTGGTGGGCAGGACGATGCGGATGCTGGTGCCCTCGTCCAGCCGGCTCTCGACCGAGACGGATCCACCCAACCGGTCGGCCCTTTCACGCACGATGGCCAGGCCGAGTCCGCGGCCCGACAGTCGCGTGATGATCGGGCTGGTCGACACGTCAGCCTGGAAAACCAGCGCACGCGCCTCGGCGTCGCTTAAGTGGTTCGCCTCGTCGGCCTGGAGAAGGCCGCGGGCGATCGCCGATGCCTTGACCTTGTCAACGTCGATGCCGGACCCATCGTCCGACACGAGGATTTCCACTTTAGTGCTGTTCACCCGAGAGGCGGCGAGCGAGATCGTGCCGCGCGCCGGCTTGCCGCATCGGCTTCGCACGTCGGCTGTCTCGATCCCGTGATCCACCGCATTGCGGAGCAGGTGGACCAAGGGGTCTTTCATCTCTTCGAGGATGCGCTTGTCAATCTCGATCTCTTCGCCGCGGACCACGAGGTCGGCCTCCTTCCCCTGGTCGCGACAGAGGTCGCGCACCAGCTTGGGGAACTGCGAGGCGAGTGTCGCAAACGGCAGCAGGAGCAGTTTCTTGGAGTCCTCGACCAGGTCGTCCACGAGCTTGCCGATTGCATGGTGGTCCTGTTGTGCGGTTCGTGCCAGGGCCGCCGTCTGGCCTTCGATCGACTTGAGGTGCTCGGTGCTCCGGTCGAGGAAGTCGAGCAGCCTGGTGAGGCTCACCTTGGCTGCCTGCTCCGCGGGGCTGTGTGCCGGCCGATCCGCCGTCTGGCGGAGGGCACGGGTGTGCGGCTCCACTGTGGCCGATTCCCGTCGCCACGCCTCGAAGCGGCGCCCAAGCTCATGCAGGTCCACCGCCCGCTGAGCCGTGGTCAGCTTTGCGGTCAGCATCTCTTCCGCCTCGACCAACCGCGCGTCGAGCTTCGCCACGCTGATGCGGACGGTGCCGTCGCTCGGCACAGCCACTGGATCGGCGGAAGGCTCGGACGGGAACACGGCCGCTGACTCGGGCGCCGAGAGAGACGGTCCGGACCGATGGGGAGGCCACCCGGTGACCGGGGCTTCGCGGGGTGGGGCATCAAGACCGCCCAGTGCGGCGGCGATTGCGTCCACGGCGTGGTGCATCTCGTCCAGCCCCTGGGGGGTTGGCGCGGCCGCGTGCCGCCACGCGGCAAAGACGTCTTCAAGCGACTGGCAGATCGACTCGACTTCGGTAAAATCCACGGCCCGTGCCGCGCCCTTCAGGCTGTGCGCGGCGCGGTACACGGTGTCGACCACGTGCTGTCGCTCATCGGCTGAAGGCGACCGTTCCAATTCGAGCAGGCCCGACGCGATGGCCTGCATGTGCTCTTGCGCTTCGACCCTGAAGGTCGCCCGCAGCTTCCTGAGAAAGTCGTCGTCTTGGGGGGCCATGGCGTGGGTATCGTTACACCTGGTAGCGCTCGACCACCTGTGTGAGCCGCTGGCCGAGCGCGTTGAGGTTGCGGGCGGCGGTTTCCAGTTGCGTGGCGCTCGCCACGTTCTGCGTGCTGGCCTGCTTGATGCTGTCCATCGCCGCCGCTACCTGGTCCACCCCCACCAACTGCTGCTGGCTCGAGGCGGCGATCTGCGTCGCCGCCTGCGCGGCTTCGGAGACGCTGCCCGCCAGCGTCTGGATGGCCTCACCGGCCACCTCGGTGTGCCGGGTGCCCGCGTCGACGGCTTTGCTGCCTTGCTCAGTGGCGAGCACTGCAGTGGCCGTCGCCTTCTGAATGTCGCCGAGAATCGTCCGCACCTGCGTGGTGGCCTGCCGCGATTGCTCGGCCAGGCTCTTGACCTCTTGCGCGACCACCCCGAAGCCCTTGCCGTGCTCACCGGCCTTGGCCGCCTCGATCGCCGCGTTGACGGCCAGCAGGTTCGACTGCGCGGCCAGGTCCTCCACCGTGGCGATGATCTGGCCGATGGCCTGGCCCTGCTCGCTGAGCCGCCCCATGCTGGCCGCGATGGCGTCCATCTGCTGGCGAATGCGCTGCATGCCGGCACCGACGTCCTCGGTCGATTTGCGGCCGTTTTGCGAAATCTGCGCGGCCTTCTGCGCGCTGTCGGCCACGTGCTTGGCCTTCTGATTGGCCACCTGCGCGGTCTGGCGGACCTCTTCCACGGTGGTGGTGGTCTCGCTGACCGCCGCGGCCGACTCGTTGGCACTGGCCGCCAGTTGCGTCGTCGACGCGACGATCTCGCTGGCCGCCGACCCCAGCACGGACGCGCCTTCCACCAGTGCCCGGATCTGGCCGCGCAGGTTCTCGACCATGCGCGCAAAGGCGTTGCCCAGCACATCATCGGGAGAGTGTGGCGTGATGGTGGACCGCAGGTCACCAGCCGCGATGCGTTCGGCCGCCACGGCCATGGCGCGCAGAGACTCGGTCATGACGCTGAATGCCCGCGCCAGCATGCCGAGTTCGTCGTTCCGCGAGTCCGGCGCCACATTCGTGCGCAGGTCGCCCATGGTGATCCGTTCCGCGACGCCCGTCAGGTCCCGGAGCGGCCCGGCGATGTTGCGCGTTATCGCGAAGGCGGCCACCATTGCGACGATCAGGGCGGAGAGCGTACCCAGCAGGATGGTCCATTTCGCATTGCTCGCATCGGCTTGCGCCTGCGCGACCCGTGTTTCGAGCAATGCATCCTCATCGCCCTGCATGTCGCCAAGCAGGTTGCGGATTTCGTCCATGTTGGCCTCGCCCTTGCCAGCCTTCGTGGCCTGGGCAGCGGCGTCCAGGCCGCTCGCCCGGCGGACCGTGATCGCTTCCCGAGCGATCGCCAGCCGGGACTGGATGAGGGGTTCCAGCGTCGCCAGCCGGCGTTGTTGGGCTGCAGAGTCCGCCGTGAGCGAACGGAGATCCCGTACCGCCTGATCGAGCCGGCCCAACGCGTCCTGATACGGATCCAGGTAGGCATCGTCGCCGGTGATCACGTACCCACGTTGGCTTGTCTGGGCGGTCGTCAGAAGCATCAGCACTTCCGCGAGTTGTTTCAGCACGTCGTAGGTGTGTCGGCGCGCGTTTGACGCCTCGATCAATTGCGTTGTGCTCCGGTAGGACACACCTCCGACGAACAGAAAAATGACCAGCGTGAAGCCAAACCCGGCGCCGATTTTCGTTCCAACGTTCCATCGCAGCGTCATGCGGTCTCCCTCGCAGGTTGTCGATCAGATGTCCACGGTGTCGCGTACGACGATCTTCGGGTCGGCCAGGATGCGGGCCAGATCGAGGACCACCAGTCCGTCGGCCGTCACACCCTTCAGGTAGTCACTGCGGATTCCGGTGAGGGTGGGGAGGGAAGACTGCAGGCTGTCGACTGGAATTGATCGTACGCCCACGATCTCGTCGGCCAGGAGGCCGAGCTCGAGTCCGTGGCCGCGGACGATGATGATGCGGTGCAGGTCGCTCAGTCCCTTCTGGGGTAGTTCGAAGAACTGCTTGATGTCGAAGACAGGCAGGATCTGCCCCCGCACATTGACAATCCCGACAACGAACGCCGGCGTGCACGGCAGAGGCGTCAGGTGCTTCAACGGATACACCTCACGTACGTGCGGCGTCTCGACGGCGTAGCGTTCTTGGGCAAGGCGGAACTCCAGCACGTCGAGCAACGACTCCGCGACTGGAGGCGTCTCCAGTGGGCGGGCCAACGCGTGTGCGCGCGCGCGAAGGATCTGCGCCGCATCAGACATGACGGGCGGGCGGGTCTCGGGCGTCATAGCATGTGCTCCAGAGCCGTGATGGTGTCGGTGAGGCGGCCGACCGTCAGGCCGTCCGATTCCGGCAACAGCGTGTCCGGTTGTTCGCGCGCCAGGAGCCGCAGCGCCGTACTGAAATACCTGCGGGCCTCGTCAGGCTTGCCGCTGCCGCGTGCGAGGTTGCCCAACGCGAAGTGCGCCAGCACGAAGTCTGGGTCCAGATAGAGGACGCGCTCGAGCGATCGTCGAGCCTCATCCTTCGGGCCCTGCTCGAGCAGCACCGCCGCCCGCACGTAGTGCGCGGCCGCGTCCACCTTGTCGGCGGCGATCCAGCGATCGCACCACACGACCGCCTCCGCTAATCGGCCCTGATTGGCGAGCGCGCGCGCGAGCAAGGAACACGCCGCCAGATCGGGGGAGCGCCCCGCCGCCCACGCCATCAACGTGTCGGCCGCCTCATCGTAGCGGCCCTGTTGATACAGCGAACTGGCCAGCGCATGCGGCGGAGGACTCGGCTTCACCTGAGGCGGATCCGCCGGTAGTGGAGCCGGCGGTGCCGCCAGAACCGAGGCCGTGGGAATCTCGGGCACCCCAACGCGTCCCGCGCCTGGGGCCACGACGGCATTCCGTTGGTAGAGGATCACGCCCGGGAAGTTCTGAATGGCGAACTGAGGAAAGAGGGCGTGGGACGCCTCACTCGGACTGACCACGAGCCAGCCGCCGTCAACCAGCGCGTGGTGCAGGCCGTCAATCGCCTTGCGGACCTGTGCCGGTCCGAAGTACATGAGGACGTTGCGGCAGAGGATGAGGTCCATGGCGTTGGTATCGGTTGCCAGCGATGGATAAACCCCCTCCGCGAGGTTCAGGTACCCAAAGGTAACGAGCCTCTTGATCTCCGGCAGGATGGTGTGCGGCCCGCCTCCGGACTGGCGGAAGTAGCGCGCCTTCGTACTGGCGGGCGTGTTGCGGAACGACCACTCGCCGTAGGCACCGGCGGCGGCCTTTCGGAGAAAATGCGGATTGATGTCGGTGGCCAGGATCGAGACGTGCCAGTCCGGGAGATCGGGCAGCAGCTGATGGATCAGAATCGCCAGCGAATAGGGTTCCTCGCCCGTGCAACATGCCGCGCTCCAGATCCGCAGCCGCCGCTCGCGGCCTCGCCGCGCGCGGATCAAGTCGGGGAGCACGCGACTCGAGAGGACATCAAACAGGGCGTCGTCCCTGAAAAAATAGGTCTCACCAACCGTCAGGTGGCTGGCGAGCACCTGAAGCTGCGCCTTGGTTGGGGGCGCCGATAACAGCCACCTGGCGCACTCAGAGAGATCTGTGAATCCGAATTCCGCCGCTGCGGCGGCCAGGCCGCGTTGCAGATCCGCGAGCCGCTCGGGCGGGAAGTGCAGCCCCAGGTGCCTGCCGATGAACTCGCTCCAGCGTGTCCACTGGGGACCTGATGGACCGTTCGGCGAGCAAGAGGTCGGCATCATCCGCTAGGCCCCCTTGAAGCCGTCAATGGCATCGTCCAAGGTGCGCGCCTCGTCCAGTGACAAAAACTGGTCGAGGTCGTGGATCAGGACCAGGCCATCGTCCAAGCGAACCACGCCGGGGAAGGCATCGAGGCCCGGAGCGACCTGCGATGAGGGGATGACCTCGGTCTGTGGACGTTCCACCAGGCCATCCGACTGATCGACCACGAGGACCACCGTGCGGCGCTCGGTGTGTGCAACCAAGAACCAGTCAGTCGGGACCACCTCGCGCTCCGGCAACAGGAACCGCCGCCGAACATTGAGGACTGGGAGCACCCGGCCGTGCACGTTGATCGCGCCGAGAACGATTGCCGGAGCATGGGGTAGCGGCGTCACTTCAACGGACTGCACCACACGTTCAATCGCCGCGAGCGGTAAGGCGTAGCGCTGCTGATCCAGGCAAAACGAGATGAGCTGTGCGGTGTCACCCATGCTGCCAACCTTGCCGTACCGTTGCCGCCGTTTGTTGCGGTTTGGCTCTCAACACCCATCGGAGCATTTGCACGATGAGGGGCGCACTGTGCGAGTCGCTACAATACACGAATTCAGGCCTTGGCGCAGAGGGTGCTCACCCTTGAACAGAAGGGCGTAGACTGGGCCGGTTACGCGCTTTTCAGGCCCAAGACCCCTATGCGCCTCATCACCAGAAACGACGCGTCGCTTGTCGTGGGCCTCATTGCCGGCACCGTTGTGATTTTTCAACGGCCGCTCCGCTTTGTCTGGGAGGCGGCGTGGGACGTGCAGGAGCGCTACCACGTCGACCTGCTCCCGGCGCTGGCGATTTTCGCGGGGGTCTTTGTCTTCCACGAGGCCCGCAAGCGGCAGCAGGCGAAGGCTGAGGCGCTCGCTGCCGCCGCGGAGGCAGCCCAGGCCCGGATGCGCTCGGCGGAACTCGAGCGGCTGATGACCTTCAGCCAAGCGCTCGCCAACGCGCTGGAACCCACGACGCTCCAGCAGGCCTTGTGGCGGCACCTGCCCGCATTTGCGGGCGAGCGCGAGTTCTGGGTCCTGGCGCGACGACCCGATCGCTGGGAGGCGCTGCTGCAGGAGGCGGGCGTCACCCGCAGAAAATCGTTGGAAGAGCTCGAAGCGATTGCGGATCGCGCGGTGTCGCCGGAGACCCTCTCGGCGGCCCGGCTCGCGGGCATCGTCGAGGGGGACGTCCTCTGTTTTCCGATGGTCGCCGGCGTGGCCGTTGGCGTCCTCGGGATCCACGACGGCGCCACGATCACCGGCGATCAACGGAAGGCGCTCGGGGTCGCCACCGGACTGATCGCGATTGCAGTGAGAAACGTGCAGTTGTTTCTGGAGACCAAGGAATTCAGCCTGCGCGACAGCCTCACGAACTGTTTCAGCCGCGGCCATGGCCTCGAAACGCTGGCTCGGGAAATGGACCGGGCGCGCCGTTCCCGACAGCCACTGTCGATCCTGATGTTCGACATCGACCATTTCAAGACGATCAACGACGAGCTGGGGCACCTGCGCGGCGACGATTTGCTGCGCGCCGTCGGCGCGCAGCTCACGCGCGTGCTGCGGAGCACGGACGTGCGATGCCGGTACGGCGGCGACGAGTTCCTAATCATTCTTCCCGACACGCCGTTGATCGGAGCGCAGCAGGCCGCCGAATCGGTGCGGCGGATGATGGCGACCCTCGCGATGGTCGCGGGCGGCAAGACCATTCCGGTCACGGTGAGCATCGGCGTCGCCGAGGCCGGGCCCGCGGAAACCGGGATCACCGCGTTGATCGGGCGGGCCGACGACGCGTTGTATCAGGCCAAGCGGGGGGGACGAAATCGATGCAGCGCCGCCGGCGCCCCCGAGGTGCCGGTCGCCCCGCCCGACCCTCCCGCCATCGGACCGCCAGCGGCCGGCTTCGGAGAGCCGTGAGTGCATGTTGACCGCTTCAGTCGCAATCGCCTTACTCGGTGCCGTCGCGTTCATCGCGATCGCCGCGGCGTGCGTGGCGACACTCCGGGCTCGCGCCGCACGGGCCGCGCTCCGCGCCGGCGACCGGGATCACGGCGAGAGGGACGCGCTGGCCAGGACCATGGACGCCGACAGCCGGCTGGCCGGTGACGTCGCGCACGACCTCAACGATTTGTTGACGGCGATCACCGGACGCGCCGAGCTGTTGATCGCGAACCTGGACCCGTCCGGCACGAGCATCCAGGACGCCCACGAGATTCGACGCGCCGCCTTGAGTGCCGCGCGTCTCACCAGGCCGCTGCGCACCTTGAGTGGCGGCCACCGCGCGCCGGCCGACGTGATCGACGTCAACGCCGTGGCCGCTCGTACGACGAGAGCCCTCCAGCAGATGCTCGGTCCGAACATCGAGGTCACGCTGGCGCTCGACCACGACATCACGCGGGTCAAGATCGCGGCGTATCACCTGGAAGAGATCGTGCTCAAGCTCGGCATTCGTGCGCGTGACGCCATGCCGCACGGCGGTCGTCTGACCGTGGCCACCGCCATGCACACGTCCGGCACCCGGGACGCGGCGAGCGGGGCGCCAGCCGAGTACGTCCGGATGGTCATCACCGACACCAGCGGCGGAATGTCCGCGGCGGCGCGGGCTAGGCTGTTCGAGCCGTTCTTCGTCAGTGAGGATGCCGCTGGAAACGCGATCGATCTCGCCAACGTGGACGCGATCGTCACACAGGCGGGTGGGCGGATCCAGGTCAACTCGGCGGCCGGCGTCGGCACCACGTTCACGATCGACTTGCCGGCCACGTCGGAACCGGCCGCGCTGCCCGACCCGGCCCGGACTGGGACGCGGCTGGCGGCGCCCGTGCTGGTCGTCGAGGACGAGCCGGGCATGCGCGAACTCATCAAGGCCGTCCTGATGCGAAGCGGCCACGAGGTCGTGACCGTCGCCGGCCCGCACGCCGCGCTCGCCGTGCTGAACCGTCAACCGGCGATCGCGCTCATGCTCGTGGATGTCGTCATGCCCGAGATGGACGGCTACGACCTGATGGCCGAAGCGCGGAAGATCTCGCCCGGCGTCCGCGCCGTGTTCATCTCGGCGTTCGCGCCCGATCCGACGCGGCTCCCGCGCGGCGACGGCTTCCTCGCGAAGCCGTTTACCAGCGAGTCGCTCACCGACATCGTCGAAAGAGCCTCGCATTGAGCTGCGGTCACGGACGCCGCGGCGGCGCGGACGGGCTTGACGGATGGACCGAACCCGTAGTCAAGTGCCAGCGGAGTTCAGCTGTCCGAGGTCTGGAGTGACCGCCGATGGGTCTCGTGCTCGTTGTTGACGATATCGAAGGGAATACCCGGTTGCTGTCGTCTTTGCTGACGGCGGATGGTCACTCCGTGCGTACGGCCGCCGGTGGAGCCGAGGCGGTCCGCATGGTGCTCGACGACCATCCAGACCTCGTGCTCATGGACGTGATGATGCCCGAGGTCGACGGCTTCGAGGCGTGCCGCCAGATCAAGCGACAGGCGGCGACGCGGCTGACGCCCGTGGTCCTGGTCACGTCGCTCAACGACATGGATAGTCGCATCCGGGGAATCGATGCGGGCGCCGACGATTTTCTGAGCAAGCCCTTCAACCGGCATGAGCTCCTGGCGCGGGTCCGCTCGTTGCTCCGCCTCAAGCGCTACACCGACGATCTGGACACGGCCGATGCCGTCATCGTCAGCCTCGCGCTGACCATCGAAGCCCGTGACAGCAACACGGAGGGGCACTGCCAACGCCTCGGCGCGTACGCCGTCTCGCTGGGGCGGATACTGGGGCTCGACGAGGACGACAGTGCCGCGCTGGAGCGCGGGGGCTACTTGCACGATGTTGGCAAGGTTGGCATTCCCGATGCGGTACTGCTAAAGCCCGGGCCGCTCACGCCCGATGAATTCCAGATAATGAAGCAGCACACGCTGATCGGTGATCGACTCTGTGGCGAACTGCGCTCGCTGCGAAAGGTGCGGCCGATCGTTCGATCCCACCACGAACGTCTGGACGGCACTGGCTATCCGGATGGCTTGCGCGGGGATGCGATTCCACTGCTGGCGCACGTGATGGGCATCGTCGACGTGTTCGACGCGCTCACGACCGCGCGCCCCTACAGGGCCGCCTTGCCGCGGGCGCAGGCCGCTCAAGAACTGAGGGCGGAGGTCGCCTGCGGCTGGCGGCGCGCTGACCTGGTCGGCACGTTTCTCAGCCTCGTCGAAGGGGATTTGCCATGATGCCGGACGACGAAAAGCACCGTCACGACTTCAAGAATCAGCTCGGCATCATCCTGGGATTTGCCGACGTGTTGCTGACGGACATATCGCCGGACGATGCGCGGCGCGCTGATGTCGAAGAGATTCAGAAGGCGGCGAGCGCGGCGCTTGCGCTGCTTGCCTTGGTGTTCCCCGAGCTCCCCGTCGCGGAGCGTGAAGGTGACGCGACCCAGGGCCGGTCCTCACATGGGCAATCAGGAATAGGACGTGACCGAGGTTGACAGCCCGCGGCGGCCGCGAGGCGCCTCGTTCGCGCTGACGCTCAGGCTGTTTCGCTGGCAATAGCCGAGGCCACCGCCTTGAGCAGCGCGTCGGGCGAGAACGGCTTGAGCAGCACCGGCGCGCCCTGATCGCCCAGGGCCTCGCTCTGGTCCACGTAGCCGGTCACGAACAGCATCGGCAGGCCGGGCCGCACCTTCCGCAGGCGCTTGGCCAGTTCGATGCCGCCCATCCGCGGCATGACGACGTCGGTGACCACCATCACGATGCTCTGCCCGTGCACGGTGAACAGGTCGAGCGCCTGCTGGCCGTCAGACGCCTCAATGGTCTGGTAGCCGGCCGTCCGCAGGACCGTGGCCCCCAGCCGCCGCAGCGCCCGCTCGTCCTCGGCAATCAGGATGGTGCCGCTGCCGGTCTTCGCCGCCGTCAGGGTGCGCGGCGTCGGCGGCGGGACGGTGGTGTCGTCGGTGCGGGGCAGCAGGAGCGAGAAGGCGCTGCCGTCACCGGGCGCGCTGGCCACCGAGATGGCGCCGCCGCTCTGGCGCACGAAGCCGTAAACCATCGACAGGCCGAGGCCGGTGCCCGCCCCCTTGGGCTTGGTCGTGAAGAAGGGCTCGAAGATGCGGCCCTGCACGTCGGCCGGGATGCCGACGCCGGTGTCGCGCACCAGCAGCTCCACGAACAACCCGGGCGAGATGTCGAGTAACCGCGCCTGGTTCGCGGTGATTTCGCGGTTGGCCGTCTCGATCGAGAGGCGGCCGCCTTCGGGCATGGCGTCGCGGGCGTTGAGCGCGAGGTTGACCAGCACCTGCTCCAGCTGCGCGGCGTCGGCGCGGACCGACCACAGGTCCGTCGCCAGGTGCAGGTCGATGGCGATGTGCTCGCCGATCAGCCGGTTGAGCATGCGGCTCATGTCCATCACCCGCTGGTTGAGCCCGACGATCTCCGGCGACAGGATCTGGCGGCGGCTGAACGCCAGCAGCTGGCCGGTGAGCGTGGCGGCGCGCTCGGCGGCGTTGAAGATCTCCTCGACGTCGGTGCGCAGCGGCGATCCGGCCAGCGACGTCATCAGCAATTCGGAATAGCCGCGGATGGCGGTCAGCAGGTTGTTGAAGTCGTGCGCGATGCCGCCCGACAGGCGGCCGATCGCCTCCATCTTCTGCGCGTGGCGCAGTTGTTCCTCGAGCTGGCTGCGGGCCGACTCGGCGGCCTGGCGGTCGGCCATCTCGCGGCGCAGTTCGTCGTTGACACGGGCCAGCGCGGCGGTGCGCTCGTCAACGCGGCGCTCGAGATCCCGGTGCACCTCGTGCAGGGCCAGCTGGCTGGCGCGCAACTGCTTCTCCGCGTAGTAGCGCTCGGTGACGTCGCGCAGGATCAGCATGACCTGCGCCTGTTCCATCGGCAGCAGGCGCGCCTCGTAGAGCCGCGGCGTCGGCGTGTCGGCGCCGAGCTCCA from Vicinamibacterales bacterium encodes:
- a CDS encoding ATP-binding protein; amino-acid sequence: MMGDFHSLLRRQLKRFFPEAPVPAELTPMLEAVDQAYREFDNDRAMLERSLELSSQELLQANAELRALVGAFPDQILRLDKQGVILDVKGPAHAEPTRGWVTGRAIADVLDAAARGPVANALARIARDHAPVNLELELGADTPTPRLYEARLLPMEQAQVMLILRDVTERYYAEKQLRASQLALHEVHRDLERRVDERTAALARVNDELRREMADRQAAESARSQLEEQLRHAQKMEAIGRLSGGIAHDFNNLLTAIRGYSELLMTSLAGSPLRTDVEEIFNAAERAATLTGQLLAFSRRQILSPEIVGLNQRVMDMSRMLNRLIGEHIAIDLHLATDLWSVRADAAQLEQVLVNLALNARDAMPEGGRLSIETANREITANQARLLDISPGLFVELLVRDTGVGIPADVQGRIFEPFFTTKPKGAGTGLGLSMVYGFVRQSGGAISVASAPGDGSAFSLLLPRTDDTTVPPPTPRTLTAAKTGSGTILIAEDERALRRLGATVLRTAGYQTIEASDGQQALDLFTVHGQSIVMVVTDVVMPRMGGIELAKRLRKVRPGLPMLFVTGYVDQSEALGDQGAPVLLKPFSPDALLKAVASAIASETA